The nucleotide sequence AATGAAGATTATGTTATTGCATAATAATTCCCATTAATTTCACCTAGCATATAAAGATGTTTGAGGAAAACAAGGAGAATTCTTCCAAACCTCAGAATGAGCCTTAAATATTTCCATCACTTTATCTTTCAAATACTTAGCATGATCAGTTTGAAGCAAAACAAAAAGCTTTGCAACAGTTCCAACTTTTAACATCTCATCCAAAACCATCTTTGTAGCAGAAAATTTAGATATCAAAGAGAGTATAAAAACAGCTCTATCATCCACTGTCATTGAAACCTTGAAGAGTCTCTCAGTTAACACTGCAATTGAACCTTGATGACTCAAAAACTGAAATCTTCCATTAGCACAAGAAcacaaatgaaacaaaataccAAATGTGAGTTCTGTGATTCTTTTCTCATGTATTGCCATTAATTCTATCTCTATTAGTTCATAAATTGCACCAGCTTCAACCATCATTAACCTATTTCTTCCCAAAGGACAACAATAGAGGAAAATATGTAAAGCAGAAGACAAACCTTGTTGTGTTATTACACCATTTCTTAGAACTTTCACAATTCTTTCGAAGAATTCGggttttagtctctctaaaactGTTGAATCGcatttgtttatgaattttttaagcACTAAAACCGCGTGAGATTTCACAGTAACCGAGTTTTTCATCTCGGATACTAAAATCCATGTTAAAGAATCAagtatttgattattttcaaaTAGAAGATTCTTCACTTCTTCTGTAGGAACCTTAACAAATTGTAGAAAACCTAGAGCTTCTTCAATACCTTCATAAATTTCGCCGTTTTTGTAACAATCAACTATGAACATAATCATCGCTTTCGGCacaccattttccaacaaaatcttTCTATTACTCGCTTTCTCAGCAGCAAGCAATTCCAACTGCATTAAACTCTTGAGCTGAATCTTAGGATCTTTGATTCCTTTGAGAAGCTTTTGGACTTGAGTTTTTGTGAGTGGTGGTTTTGGTGTTGGAATTCTATCAATACCAAGTGAAGCATTTTGAGTGCACCAAGATTGAATCAAACGACGAAGTGTGTGATTTGGTGTTAAATCAGAATCTAATGGAAGAGGTTGTTTTGTGACAGGACATGTTGTGTTCTTGTTTGTGAATAACCAATGTTCAATGCTGTCTCGATCATATGTTATTCCTGTTATGGCAGTAACAGGATCTTTCATTATTTGGAGTGATATTGGGCAAATGAAGTATTGTGGAACTTCGATTTCATCCATGTGAAAtggaatgatttttttgaagcaaATGTGAAATGGAATGATttgaacaagaaaaaaatgtgCAAGTTTTTATATGTGTTTCTATCTATGGTCTATTTTTCTAGGTATAATGTGTGTCTATGGTCTATGAAATGGAAAAGTGTCAAAAGtgtatatatttgaaaatttggTATAGGAACGCGgctattaattaataatatgacACATAGTCtaaattgttaaaattacaATGCAATCATATCaacaataatttctttttagaaACTAAACTATCTCATCCAAATTAACACcgaaaattattacaaaaataaaaaaatcaaactttagAGAGAAGCATACTTCAAGGTGGCAAGTCAATATCACAAAGTCAATTCAAATCCTTTTGCTTTTTCGATTCTTGTTGGTGTGATTTTGGTGTGGTCCTTAGAAGTTTGTCTCAGGATTTGTTACTTGGTGGTTTTCAAGAGCGTCTTTTAACGGCTCTTTTGATGTATTTTGTATAgttttttctcttatatatatttgccattaaaaaaaaagtgggttTCATATTAACATTAATAGATCGTAtccaatcaaaattttatattctTATGTTGCACCTAATCCCCCTTTTCTTATAACAAAAATTGCCAAAATTACATATGCATCCACAAGTATACTTCCTCCTTcccaaaatataaagaaaattaatagacaaaagtttatgtttttaattcaaaatgtagaccaaatacatcaactttatTGACtcatttttgttgatatttttggaCAGAGGAAGTATCTTTTATTAGTCATTTTAGATCTCTCTATTTACAGGTTATTAATTTAGTTCTCCaatgtaatttttcatttatcaaTCTAGTCCATAAAATTGTTCGCCACCATGAATCTATTTGTAATTTCCCTGtatctaattatttttatagaaaatattttgaGCGGATCGtactttaaaatttatcaagatCGGATCTCAAAACTTAAAGAACGTTTCAGAGATAACACATTATTCATGAAAGAGATACTCATGTCGACTACGATATTTCAATATATTGAGTGATTATAATGACAACACCTCACACATTTCTAACCAAATTATAGTTATTtactatgtatttttttaatcatcattattataaaaatggaGTGAGATATTTGGTGAACATTTTGGTCTAAGGTCAAAGTATGTAAATGCGACATATATAAACTATAGCAGCAGAGTGTTTGATCCGCATTCTACGTAACCTATTCGGTGGTCAAACGAAGAAAAACTGAAAGCGATGAAGAAATTATGAGAGCCAGAATTAAATGCACTGTAGC is from Medicago truncatula cultivar Jemalong A17 chromosome 1, MtrunA17r5.0-ANR, whole genome shotgun sequence and encodes:
- the LOC25483691 gene encoding E3 ubiquitin-protein ligase PUB24 — its product is MDEIEVPQYFICPISLQIMKDPVTAITGITYDRDSIEHWLFTNKNTTCPVTKQPLPLDSDLTPNHTLRRLIQSWCTQNASLGIDRIPTPKPPLTKTQVQKLLKGIKDPKIQLKSLMQLELLAAEKASNRKILLENGVPKAMIMFIVDCYKNGEIYEGIEEALGFLQFVKVPTEEVKNLLFENNQILDSLTWILVSEMKNSVTVKSHAVLVLKKFINKCDSTVLERLKPEFFERIVKVLRNGVITQQGLSSALHIFLYCCPLGRNRLMMVEAGAIYELIEIELMAIHEKRITELTFGILFHLCSCANGRFQFLSHQGSIAVLTERLFKVSMTVDDRAVFILSLISKFSATKMVLDEMLKVGTVAKLFVLLQTDHAKYLKDKVMEIFKAHSEVWKNSPCFPQTSLYAR